A region from the Coturnix japonica isolate 7356 chromosome 28, Coturnix japonica 2.1, whole genome shotgun sequence genome encodes:
- the FAM174C gene encoding protein FAM174C, producing MWGCINTVHTVRTERFIRIRMVSRFGTSERRNPGTQRLSSACARPRFARTFLRRDHRWVPAMLRPQPLYVLLLLLHGGRAGSPNNGTETPREAEGNGTRTGGGLLPASGLPVLRRAVFVVSALSVLAALYFVLRTFRSRPDGRRREPSAAFRWKKPQRKKYGLLSSSDDRVEMASLDSEEDTVFETQNLRR from the exons ATGTGGGGGTGTATTAACACGGTCCATACGGTCAGAACCGAGCGGTTCATCCGGATCCGGATGGTCTCCCGGTTCGGAACGTCGGAACGGCGCAACCCCGGAACGCAGCGGCTCAGCTCCGCCTGCGCCCGGCCCCGCTTTGCGCGCACCTTCCTGCGCCGGGACCACCGCTGGGTGCCGGCCATGCTGCGCCCCCAGCCCCTTtatgtcctgctgctgctgctgcacggCGGCCGAGCCGGGTCTCCGAACAACGGCACCGAGACCCCACGGGAGGCGGAGGGGAACGGGACGCGGACGGGCGGGGGGCTGCTGCCCGCATCGGGGCTGCCGGTGCTGCGGAGGGCGGTGTTTGTGGTCAGCGCTTTATCGGTGTTGGCAGCGCTTTATTTTGTACTGAGGACGTTCCG CTCCCGGCCCGACGGACGCAGACGGGAACCCAGCGCtgctttcagatggaaaaaaccCCAGAGGAAGAAGTACGGCTTGTTGAGCAGCTCCGATGATCGAGTGGAGATGGCATCGCTGGACAGCGAGGAGGACACGGTGTTTGAGACTCAGAACCTCAGGCG aTGA